A single region of the Penaeus chinensis breed Huanghai No. 1 chromosome 41, ASM1920278v2, whole genome shotgun sequence genome encodes:
- the LOC125047736 gene encoding uncharacterized protein LOC125047736: MTFLLTCRIPKYNSHLTPLSVSVVSRPCEKYTKNLLKVFGSMERDTKTALVNSSKNKNRSPVWNAAVCGPALSYYHEDVSIQLVEWLELLRALGFARVFLYETEVHPNIEKVLRYYEAEGFVGVTKFAYHVNDPILRKLWALMELTQVLGMENLLFTDCVLRHMHEYRFLARLNLDQMPMLPNHDSFPLWLNDQLLQNSIGNGSAENLPPSYDLRWYYHHDDLGTPASSASLPEYLKFLRQSKRTVMDIYPTNYNPTYDMNLVTGVFSNDVAVCASGKCRGESYQCPRDVAYLGLYTKTCGEDCKKPGSTVEVSALRKYKGQVSSAVAKVLRELRLVV; this comes from the exons ATGACCTTCCTGCTCACGTGTCGAATCCCGAAGTACAATTCTCACCTCACGCCCTTATCGGTGTCCGTTGTGAGCCGCCCGTGTGAGAAGTACACTAAGAATTTGCTGAag GTATTTGGGTCTATGGAACGCGACACTAAAACAGCTTTAGTTAACTCCAGCAAGAATAAAAATAG GTCACCTGTGTGGAACGCGGCCGTGTGCGGACCGGCGCTCTCCTACTACCACGAAGACGTTTCCATCCAGTTGGTTGAGTGGCTGGAGCTCCTGAGGGCTTTGGGCTTCGCCAGGGTGTTCCTGTACGAGACGGAAGTCCATCCCAACATCGAGAAAGTCCTGCGCTACTACGAGGCCGAGGGATTCGTTGGTGTCACTAAATTCGCATACCATGTCAACGATCCCATCCTGCGCAA ACTCTGGGCGTTGATGGAACTTACGCAAGTTCTGGGCATGGAGAACCTGCTCTTCACCGACTGCGTCCTCCGCCACATGCACGAGTACCGCTTCCTCGCCCGCCTCAACCTCGACCAAATGCCCATGTTGCCCAACCACGACTCCTTCCCGCTTTGGCTCAACGACCAATTACTTCA GAATTCGATTGGAAATGGGTCGGCCGAGAACCTCCCGCCGTCATATGATCTGCGCTGGTATTATCACCACGACGACCTAGGGACTCCGGCCTCCAGCGCTTCTCTCCCTGAGTATCTGAAGTTTCTGCGTCAGTCCAAGAGGACAGTGATGGACATTTACCCAACAAACTACAACCCGACGTATGACATGAATCTCGTCACCGGTGTCTTCTCGAACGATGTTGCTGTTTGTGCAAGCG GAAAGTGCCGAGGCGAGTCCTACCAGTGCCCGAGAGACGTGGCTTACCTTGGCCTCTACACCAAGACCTGCGGAGAAGACTGCAAGAAGCCCGGGTCAACGGTAGAGGTCTCAGCTCTCCGGAAGTACAAGGGCCAAGTCTCCAGTGCCGTTGCCAAAGTCCTGCGGGAGCTGCGTCTCGTCGTTTAA